A single Natranaerobius thermophilus JW/NM-WN-LF DNA region contains:
- a CDS encoding IS6 family transposase has protein sequence MTKVVCPRCNNNCSDKFYRFGFDNHGHQKYQCQECFSQFAPKTLSKGGDKRGPNKPRKYPSCPKCGKATFLHHDYEFYSNLRCWDKSCNHSFYVPKPQSIPEPSQLDIDGKVDFSNMRHSLHTVIRALYLYFINGSSTRGVSQFLIDCEGIKVSHVTIADWTKKFAPLFLYISRYLKPIDLDSSDEWHVDETVIKIKGKRFYAWTVIDAETRFVLAFHLSPYRDSQAAFKVLNYAKKHFGQPHSIVTDRYWAYNAPIKVLFPNSNHIRVESFQDDISNNLIESFFQIFKSWVKQRRGFASFQSANKLIAVFVFAFNFVRTSNVLNQSTPAQVAGINYSNRNRTFWLLHSNNAA, from the coding sequence ATGACTAAAGTTGTATGCCCTAGATGCAATAATAACTGCTCTGACAAGTTTTATAGGTTTGGTTTTGATAATCATGGTCATCAAAAGTATCAATGTCAAGAATGTTTTAGTCAGTTTGCACCTAAGACACTTTCTAAAGGCGGGGATAAAAGAGGTCCTAATAAACCTCGTAAATATCCCTCTTGCCCTAAATGCGGTAAAGCTACGTTTTTACATCACGACTATGAATTTTATTCTAATTTGAGGTGTTGGGACAAAAGCTGTAATCATTCTTTCTATGTCCCTAAACCTCAAAGTATTCCTGAACCTTCGCAACTTGATATTGACGGCAAAGTAGACTTCTCTAACATGAGACATTCTCTTCATACTGTTATTCGAGCTCTTTACCTGTACTTTATCAATGGTAGCTCTACTAGAGGTGTCTCACAGTTCCTTATTGATTGTGAAGGAATTAAAGTATCTCATGTTACTATTGCTGACTGGACTAAAAAGTTTGCTCCTCTGTTTCTTTATATCTCTAGATATCTAAAGCCAATAGATCTTGACTCTTCTGATGAGTGGCATGTCGACGAAACTGTAATTAAAATTAAAGGCAAAAGATTCTACGCCTGGACTGTTATTGATGCTGAAACTAGATTTGTGCTTGCATTTCATCTATCTCCTTACAGAGATAGCCAGGCTGCTTTTAAAGTGCTGAACTATGCTAAGAAACATTTTGGACAGCCTCATAGTATCGTTACAGATAGATACTGGGCTTACAATGCTCCAATTAAAGTTCTGTTTCCAAACTCTAATCACATCAGAGTCGAGTCTTTTCAAGATGATATCTCTAATAACTTAATTGAATCTTTTTTTCAGATTTTCAAAAGCTGGGTTAAGCAACGCAGAGGATTTGCTTCTTTCCAGTCAGCCAACAAGTTGATTGCGGTATTTGTGTTTGCTTTTAACTTTGTTAGGACAAGCAATGTTTTGAATCAGTCTACTCCTGCTCAAGTTGCTGGGATTAATTACTCTAATCGTAATAGGACTTTTTGGCTTTTACATAGTAATAATGCCGCTTGA
- a CDS encoding lysine 5,6-aminomutase subunit alpha: MEAKLKVNQELVDKSRKYSQKIADGIQKHIDENTTTSVERTVARLMGIDGTDKEEIPLPNVVVEQVHKSDSLGKGIAYWIGNAMVETGKQPQEIAEAVGRGELTLTDLPQHDPDKIYQTVNELAEKTIENIRKNCEEREELMEKQSPGEQPWKYVIVATGNVYEDARQAKAAARQGADIIAVIRSTAQSLIDYVPYGKTTEGFGGTYATQENFKIMRQELDEVGEELGRYIQLVNYCSGLCMPEIAAMGAQERLDMMLNDAMYGILFRDINMKRTFVDQDFSRLLNAYAGIIINTGEDNYLTTADAIEEGHTVMASQFINEELADRAGLAPWQMGLGHAFEIDPDIEDGFLLELAQAQLTRQVFKDATLKYMPPTKFMTGDIFKGHLMDGMFNLASIMTGQNIQLLGMLTEAIHTPYLHDRALSLDNAKYIFNNARHLMDEISYKDNGKIQKRADEILEQTTDMLEEIADKGLMKAIEEGKFAGISRPQTGGKGADGVVTKEQGYYNPFLDLLRKGLGINETG, encoded by the coding sequence ATGGAGGCCAAATTAAAGGTCAATCAAGAGTTAGTTGACAAAAGCAGAAAATATTCTCAAAAGATAGCTGATGGAATACAAAAGCATATTGACGAAAATACCACTACAAGTGTGGAGAGAACTGTTGCCAGATTAATGGGGATCGACGGTACTGATAAAGAGGAAATCCCACTACCCAACGTAGTTGTTGAACAGGTACACAAAAGTGATTCCCTTGGAAAAGGGATAGCTTACTGGATTGGTAATGCTATGGTAGAGACGGGTAAACAGCCCCAAGAAATAGCAGAAGCTGTAGGTAGGGGAGAACTGACATTAACTGATCTTCCCCAACATGATCCAGATAAGATATATCAAACAGTTAACGAGTTAGCTGAAAAAACAATTGAAAATATCCGTAAAAACTGTGAAGAACGCGAAGAGCTAATGGAAAAACAATCCCCAGGTGAGCAACCCTGGAAATATGTAATTGTTGCCACAGGTAATGTTTATGAAGACGCTCGTCAAGCTAAAGCAGCTGCCAGGCAAGGTGCTGATATTATAGCTGTGATTAGAAGTACTGCTCAAAGTTTGATAGATTATGTTCCCTACGGAAAAACCACAGAAGGCTTTGGCGGTACTTACGCCACTCAAGAGAACTTTAAAATCATGAGACAAGAATTAGATGAAGTAGGGGAAGAATTAGGAAGATATATTCAATTAGTTAACTATTGTTCAGGGCTATGTATGCCTGAAATTGCAGCTATGGGAGCCCAAGAGAGACTCGATATGATGCTTAATGACGCTATGTACGGAATTTTGTTTAGAGATATAAATATGAAAAGAACCTTTGTAGATCAAGATTTTTCCAGGTTGTTGAATGCTTATGCTGGTATTATTATTAACACTGGAGAGGACAATTACCTGACAACAGCCGATGCTATTGAAGAAGGTCATACAGTTATGGCTTCTCAGTTTATTAATGAAGAATTGGCTGATCGTGCAGGTTTAGCACCATGGCAAATGGGTCTAGGACATGCTTTTGAGATAGATCCGGATATAGAAGATGGATTTTTACTTGAACTTGCCCAGGCCCAACTTACTCGCCAGGTATTTAAAGACGCTACTTTGAAGTATATGCCTCCAACGAAGTTTATGACAGGAGATATTTTCAAAGGGCATTTGATGGATGGAATGTTTAATCTGGCTTCAATTATGACAGGTCAAAATATTCAACTTCTAGGTATGTTAACTGAAGCAATTCATACTCCTTATCTGCACGACCGTGCGCTTAGTTTAGATAATGCCAAGTATATATTCAATAATGCTAGACACTTAATGGATGAAATAAGTTACAAAGATAATGGAAAAATTCAAAAACGCGCTGATGAAATTTTAGAACAAACTACAGATATGCTGGAAGAAATAGCGGATAAAGGACTTATGAAAGCCATAGAAGAAGGAAAATTTGCTGGAATATCTCGTCCTCAAACCGGAGGAAAGGGAGCAGATGGAGTAGTAACTAAGGAACAGGGTTATTATAATCCCTTCCTAGATCTTTTAAGAAAGGGGTTGGGTATCAATGAAACTGGATAA
- a CDS encoding 3-oxoacid CoA-transferase subunit B, whose translation MDKKEKRNLIAKRIAQEIQPGEVVNLGIGMPTLVANFIEDGENILIQSENGVLGVGPAPEEGQEDPDLTNAGGQPVTIIPGGVGFDSAESFSIIRGGHLDSTVLGALEVDQEGNLANWMIPGKLVPGMGGAMDLVVGAKKVIIATEHVNKNGAPKILKKCTLPLTAEKEVDMIVTELCVIEITEEGAVLREVAEQSSIEEVQDKTEADLIIPDNVGVLK comes from the coding sequence ATGGATAAAAAAGAAAAAAGAAATTTAATAGCTAAGCGTATAGCTCAAGAAATACAACCAGGAGAAGTGGTTAACCTAGGAATAGGAATGCCTACCTTAGTAGCCAATTTTATTGAAGATGGTGAAAATATTTTAATCCAATCGGAAAATGGTGTCCTAGGGGTCGGACCAGCTCCCGAAGAAGGTCAAGAAGACCCTGATTTAACAAATGCCGGTGGTCAACCAGTAACTATAATTCCTGGTGGAGTTGGCTTCGATAGTGCAGAATCTTTTAGTATAATTAGAGGTGGACATCTGGATAGCACTGTTTTAGGAGCTTTAGAAGTTGACCAAGAAGGAAATTTAGCTAATTGGATGATTCCTGGGAAACTAGTCCCTGGAATGGGAGGTGCCATGGACTTAGTTGTCGGTGCCAAAAAGGTTATTATTGCAACTGAACATGTAAACAAAAACGGTGCCCCTAAAATTTTAAAAAAATGTACCTTACCCTTAACAGCCGAAAAAGAGGTCGATATGATAGTGACAGAACTATGTGTGATTGAAATTACTGAAGAAGGGGCTGTGTTACGGGAAGTAGCTGAACAATCTAGTATTGAAGAGGTGCAAGATAAAACTGAAGCGGACCTAATTATCCCTGATAACGTAGGGGTTTTAAAATAA
- the dapF gene encoding diaminopimelate epimerase → MKFEKMHGLGNDFILMKDFQRNYPDLAKRLCDRRFGIGADGLVIYSSCKNSNINADYQMRIYNSDGSEAEMCGNAIRCLAKYLAKTEETDGKRLAIATTAGIKRVEIVENFDLMGEINLSGMVGSQEQLVKVNMEKPLLKSSDIPLAVKNDRNDIARQRPIDTPYGIYYLTEVSTGPPHAVIFVQNLLPEEQLLELGPIIEKHDLFPYGTNVEFVKVESSNHLRVQVWERGAGKTLACGTGACAVVVAATINGFCNGMAYVELPGGKLFINWDNNTEELYMIGPAEHVYSGELNNQIFY, encoded by the coding sequence GTGAAGTTTGAAAAAATGCATGGTTTGGGGAACGATTTTATTTTGATGAAAGATTTTCAGAGAAATTATCCTGATCTGGCAAAACGGCTATGTGACCGTCGGTTTGGAATTGGGGCTGATGGGCTAGTCATTTACTCTTCTTGTAAGAATTCAAACATAAATGCTGACTATCAAATGAGAATTTATAATTCTGATGGCTCAGAGGCAGAAATGTGTGGGAATGCTATTCGATGCTTAGCTAAATATCTGGCAAAAACAGAAGAGACAGATGGAAAACGATTGGCGATTGCAACTACTGCGGGAATCAAAAGAGTTGAAATTGTTGAAAATTTTGACTTAATGGGTGAAATTAATTTATCGGGTATGGTTGGAAGTCAAGAACAGCTTGTTAAAGTTAATATGGAAAAACCCCTTTTGAAGAGTTCTGATATACCCTTAGCCGTTAAAAACGATAGAAATGACATTGCTCGCCAACGGCCGATAGATACACCTTATGGGATATATTATCTGACTGAAGTTTCTACAGGTCCTCCTCATGCCGTAATTTTTGTTCAAAATTTACTTCCAGAAGAACAACTATTAGAGTTAGGCCCTATTATTGAAAAGCACGATCTATTCCCCTATGGTACTAACGTGGAGTTTGTGAAAGTGGAAAGCTCGAACCACTTACGAGTACAAGTTTGGGAAAGAGGAGCAGGTAAAACTTTGGCTTGTGGTACAGGGGCCTGTGCGGTAGTAGTAGCAGCAACTATTAATGGTTTTTGTAATGGGATGGCATATGTGGAACTGCCCGGTGGCAAGCTTTTTATCAACTGGGATAATAATACTGAAGAACTTTATATGATTGGCCCAGCTGAGCATGTGTATAGCGGGGAATTAAATAATCAAATATTTTATTAA
- a CDS encoding sigma-54-dependent Fis family transcriptional regulator, whose translation MTNLQNSDLEIILDSVYNGIIAINKEGEINLFNKSASEILGMSKEEVLGCDIREIIPETGLFKVLESSQTFTTEKFVVNKKTLLTNRSPIFKEGELIGALGIFQDISELEHISQELAKTKAINDELRAIIESSYDGFWITDGEGYTIMINSSYERISGAKAEEVVGRHMKELEEEGFCSESVTLKVLEQKERVTLMHELFSGKKVMVTGNPVFDSDGNITKVVTNVRDISELLELKDELEKTQALTRHYKEKLTEMEEKLGEGEIVAKSKVKKRLLAQAARVAAFDSTVLITGETGVGKEIVAKYIHQNSNRSEQPFIKINCGAIPENLLESELFGHEPGSFTGASKNGKPGKFEIANGGTLLLDEIGELSKDLQVKLLRALQDQEITRIGGVKPRQLDVKIIACTNRDLEEMVSQGEFREDLYYRLSVVPLYIPPLRERPDDIPFLIRHYIRKYNEKYGVNKGLSSSALEELVSYNWPGNVRELENMIERLVIMVPENLIETSDLPQQIKESNVKILENLSLPDAVSKLEKRMLQKAMEQSNNTREAAQILGVAQSTVVRKLDKYGLNYKHDDQAN comes from the coding sequence ATGACTAATTTACAAAATTCAGATTTAGAAATTATTTTAGATTCAGTCTATAACGGAATTATTGCAATTAATAAAGAAGGCGAAATTAATCTCTTTAATAAATCAGCTAGTGAAATTCTAGGGATGTCAAAAGAAGAAGTTTTGGGGTGCGATATCAGAGAAATTATACCAGAAACTGGGCTTTTTAAAGTTTTGGAGAGTAGTCAGACTTTTACAACGGAGAAATTTGTCGTAAATAAAAAAACTTTACTTACAAATCGCTCTCCCATCTTTAAAGAAGGGGAACTTATTGGAGCTCTGGGAATTTTTCAAGATATTTCCGAATTGGAACATATATCTCAAGAACTTGCCAAAACAAAGGCAATAAATGACGAGTTAAGGGCAATTATCGAATCTTCTTATGATGGTTTCTGGATAACAGATGGTGAAGGCTATACTATCATGATAAATAGCTCTTACGAGCGTATTTCTGGTGCCAAAGCAGAAGAAGTAGTAGGAAGACATATGAAGGAATTGGAAGAAGAAGGATTTTGCTCGGAATCTGTAACTTTAAAAGTACTAGAACAAAAAGAACGGGTAACATTAATGCACGAACTATTTTCTGGAAAAAAAGTCATGGTTACTGGTAATCCTGTGTTTGATAGTGATGGAAATATCACTAAAGTAGTAACTAATGTCAGAGATATTTCAGAATTACTTGAATTAAAAGATGAGCTAGAAAAAACTCAAGCTCTTACTCGCCATTATAAAGAAAAGCTAACTGAAATGGAAGAAAAACTAGGAGAAGGTGAAATTGTAGCAAAAAGCAAGGTGAAAAAACGGTTGCTAGCTCAAGCTGCTAGAGTTGCAGCTTTTGATTCTACTGTTTTAATTACAGGAGAAACAGGAGTTGGTAAAGAAATAGTAGCTAAATACATTCATCAAAACAGCAATCGCAGCGAGCAACCTTTCATAAAAATTAACTGTGGAGCCATACCCGAAAACTTGCTTGAATCTGAACTATTTGGACATGAACCAGGATCTTTCACAGGTGCATCTAAAAACGGAAAACCGGGTAAATTTGAAATTGCCAATGGGGGAACACTGCTACTTGATGAGATAGGTGAATTATCTAAAGATTTACAAGTTAAGCTATTAAGAGCACTACAAGATCAAGAGATAACTAGAATTGGAGGGGTTAAACCCCGACAATTAGATGTGAAAATCATTGCTTGTACCAATCGAGATTTAGAAGAAATGGTCTCTCAGGGAGAATTTAGAGAAGACTTGTACTATCGTTTGAGCGTGGTGCCATTGTATATACCACCCTTGAGAGAACGCCCAGATGATATACCTTTTTTAATTCGTCATTATATTAGAAAATATAATGAAAAATACGGTGTTAATAAGGGATTGTCCTCTTCTGCTTTGGAAGAATTAGTGTCTTATAATTGGCCGGGGAACGTTCGAGAGTTAGAAAATATGATAGAGCGACTAGTTATCATGGTACCTGAAAACTTAATTGAAACTTCAGATCTCCCACAACAAATTAAAGAAAGTAATGTCAAAATCTTAGAGAACTTATCTTTACCTGATGCCGTTAGCAAGCTTGAAAAGCGAATGCTTCAAAAAGCTATGGAACAGTCGAACAATACCAGGGAAGCAGCCCAAATTTTAGGTGTAGCTCAGTCAACTGTTGTGAGAAAGTTAGACAAGTATGGATTGAATTACAAACATGATGATCAAGCAAACTAA
- a CDS encoding amidohydrolase: MPQKADLVINNAKVITLNDSHDIEQGVTIKDGKILMTGNNEELDELIGNETEIMSLDGKTVVPGFIDSHVHFMQTGMNELFLDYTEFTSLDELLKDLSSKIETSSPGTWIRVAKYDDDKLAEKRPPTIKELDEVAPNNPIWMNRVDCHSCIINSKAMEILDLTNEELKNLEGVERDTDGQVTGNMRNVANGVVRKLVMDMISEKQRLQAMDYATDLALKAGITTVHSMEGGKLFSDQDVDILLRKWEENPLYIVVFNQTTDVGRVVDLGLERIGGCIILDGSFGSRTAALLEPYTDDQSTKGELYYSQQEIDDFVMKAHKQGMQITVHAIGDRAIERILQAYEKAQQQYPRQDIRHRIEHAELINREQLERCQKINVTLSVQPTFEYFWGGPGMYGTRLGEDRAKTTNPYRDIIDSGCLLIGGSDSDVTPMNPLLGIHGAVNHSNSKQRLTVTEALKLFTINAAKSVYEEDLKGSIEPGKLANLTVLEQDILEISHEKLKDVQVEKTIIDGQVHYQKNND; the protein is encoded by the coding sequence GTGCCTCAAAAGGCAGATTTAGTAATTAATAATGCAAAGGTAATTACTTTAAATGATTCCCATGATATCGAGCAAGGAGTTACAATTAAAGACGGAAAAATTTTGATGACAGGAAATAATGAAGAACTTGACGAATTAATAGGCAATGAAACAGAAATCATGTCACTAGATGGAAAAACAGTGGTACCCGGGTTTATTGATTCCCATGTTCATTTTATGCAAACTGGAATGAACGAATTGTTTTTGGATTATACAGAATTTACTAGCTTGGATGAGTTACTTAAAGACTTATCGAGTAAAATTGAAACTTCGAGCCCGGGTACCTGGATTCGCGTAGCAAAATATGATGATGATAAATTAGCTGAGAAACGACCTCCCACTATAAAAGAATTAGATGAAGTAGCACCTAACAATCCAATATGGATGAATAGAGTAGACTGCCATTCATGTATAATCAATAGTAAGGCCATGGAAATTTTGGATTTAACCAATGAAGAATTAAAGAATTTGGAAGGTGTGGAACGAGATACAGACGGACAAGTCACAGGTAATATGCGAAATGTAGCAAATGGCGTAGTAAGGAAACTTGTTATGGATATGATTTCCGAAAAACAGCGACTACAAGCTATGGATTACGCAACAGACTTAGCTTTGAAGGCAGGAATAACTACTGTTCACAGTATGGAAGGTGGAAAATTATTTAGTGATCAAGATGTTGATATTCTATTAAGGAAATGGGAAGAAAATCCCCTTTATATAGTAGTTTTCAACCAAACAACAGATGTTGGCAGAGTTGTCGATTTAGGTCTTGAACGAATTGGTGGCTGCATAATTCTCGATGGATCCTTTGGATCAAGAACGGCAGCTTTATTGGAACCATACACCGATGACCAATCAACTAAAGGTGAGTTATATTACTCTCAACAAGAAATAGATGATTTTGTCATGAAAGCGCACAAACAAGGGATGCAAATTACAGTTCACGCTATAGGTGACAGGGCTATAGAACGAATTCTACAAGCATACGAAAAAGCTCAACAACAATATCCTAGACAGGACATTAGACACAGGATTGAACATGCAGAACTTATTAATCGAGAACAACTAGAAAGATGTCAGAAAATAAATGTTACTTTATCAGTCCAACCTACTTTTGAATACTTTTGGGGCGGACCTGGAATGTATGGCACTAGATTGGGCGAAGACAGAGCTAAAACAACTAATCCTTACAGGGATATAATTGACTCCGGCTGTTTATTAATTGGGGGTTCAGACAGTGATGTAACCCCCATGAATCCCTTATTAGGGATTCACGGAGCTGTAAATCATTCAAATTCTAAACAACGATTGACAGTAACTGAGGCTTTAAAATTATTCACAATAAATGCCGCTAAGTCAGTTTACGAAGAAGATTTAAAAGGAAGTATAGAGCCGGGCAAGTTAGCAAACTTGACCGTTTTAGAACAAGACATTTTGGAAATTTCCCACGAGAAATTAAAAGATGTTCAGGTTGAAAAAACAATAATCGATGGACAAGTTCATTACCAAAAGAATAACGACTAG
- a CDS encoding OAM dimerization domain-containing protein, with protein MKLDKTAIKPYGDSLNDGKVQMSFTLPLEASPEAREAARIMANKMGLDEVNVVEMQDLGEGFSFFVLYGKAEATVDATKIKVAKVETEAMDYYEINDYIEENIGRKLTVVGACTGSDAHTVGLDAIMNMKGYAGEYGLERYPQFNAHNMGSQVPNEELIKKAVETEADAILVSQVVTQREIHVKNLTELVELLEAEGLREKFVLIVGGPRITHELALELGFDAGFGKDTLPPDVATYIAKKVAGEI; from the coding sequence ATGAAACTGGATAAAACTGCAATCAAACCATATGGAGATTCTTTAAATGACGGTAAAGTGCAAATGAGTTTCACCTTGCCATTAGAGGCTAGCCCTGAAGCTAGGGAAGCTGCAAGAATTATGGCAAATAAAATGGGGCTTGATGAAGTAAATGTAGTAGAAATGCAAGACTTGGGAGAAGGTTTTAGTTTCTTCGTTTTATACGGCAAAGCCGAAGCTACTGTAGATGCTACAAAAATTAAGGTAGCCAAAGTAGAAACAGAGGCGATGGATTATTATGAAATCAATGACTACATTGAAGAAAATATTGGTAGAAAATTAACAGTTGTTGGAGCTTGTACAGGCTCCGATGCTCATACTGTTGGTCTTGATGCTATTATGAACATGAAGGGATATGCCGGGGAGTACGGTCTAGAAAGATACCCTCAATTTAACGCTCATAATATGGGCAGTCAGGTTCCAAATGAGGAATTGATTAAAAAGGCAGTAGAAACTGAAGCTGATGCAATATTAGTTTCTCAGGTTGTAACACAACGTGAAATTCATGTTAAAAACCTAACTGAATTAGTAGAGCTCCTGGAAGCAGAAGGTTTGAGAGAAAAGTTTGTATTAATTGTCGGAGGACCTAGAATAACTCATGAATTGGCATTAGAACTTGGATTTGACGCAGGTTTTGGTAAAGATACTTTACCCCCTGATGTTGCAACTTATATAGCTAAAAAGGTTGCCGGGGAAATTTAG
- a CDS encoding acetyl-CoA C-acetyltransferase, translating to MEKIVIASGVRTPIGTYGGSLKDFPAHKLGEKVIKEAVNRASIAPEDVDEVIMGNVLQAGQGMNPSRQASLGAGIPKETPALTINKVCGSGLKALILGAQAIKDGDSEVVVVGGMENMSQAPYYLSKARFGYGMGHGKVEDAMIKDGLWCSITDQHMGNTAEAIAEHYNITREEQDEFSVDSQNKAEKAISEGWFQEEILPIEIPQKKKDPIIFDTDEHPKPGTTLDKLAKMKPAFQKEGTVTAANASGINDGAAAMVITTESKAKELGLEPLGVLDGYASAGCEPEHMGIGPVPATRKVLDKTGLSVDDLDLIEANEAFAVQSVAVMKELGLDEERVNIGGGAVSLGHPIGASGARILITLLYHMKRTDKKRGLATLCVGGGMGVSTIVSR from the coding sequence GTGGAAAAGATAGTAATCGCTTCTGGAGTAAGGACTCCTATTGGAACATATGGAGGTTCTCTTAAGGACTTTCCTGCTCACAAGCTTGGTGAAAAAGTGATTAAAGAAGCTGTGAACAGAGCTTCCATAGCTCCAGAGGACGTAGATGAAGTAATAATGGGCAATGTATTACAGGCAGGTCAAGGAATGAATCCATCACGTCAAGCATCCTTAGGTGCAGGAATTCCCAAGGAAACGCCAGCGTTGACTATTAATAAAGTATGCGGCTCTGGTTTGAAAGCTTTAATATTAGGAGCACAAGCCATCAAAGACGGCGACAGTGAAGTGGTTGTCGTGGGCGGTATGGAAAACATGAGTCAGGCACCATATTATTTGTCCAAAGCGAGATTCGGATATGGTATGGGGCATGGCAAAGTGGAAGATGCTATGATTAAAGACGGCCTATGGTGTTCAATCACTGATCAGCACATGGGGAATACGGCTGAAGCCATAGCCGAACATTATAATATAACCCGAGAAGAACAGGACGAATTTAGTGTGGACAGCCAAAATAAGGCAGAAAAAGCCATTTCCGAAGGCTGGTTTCAAGAGGAGATTCTGCCAATAGAAATTCCACAGAAAAAGAAAGATCCAATTATTTTCGATACTGATGAACATCCCAAGCCTGGGACCACATTAGACAAATTAGCTAAAATGAAGCCTGCATTCCAAAAAGAAGGTACAGTAACTGCAGCTAATGCTTCTGGTATAAATGATGGGGCTGCTGCCATGGTGATCACAACTGAATCCAAAGCCAAAGAATTAGGCCTTGAGCCCTTGGGAGTATTAGATGGTTACGCTTCTGCCGGTTGTGAACCTGAGCATATGGGAATAGGACCAGTACCAGCTACTAGAAAAGTCTTAGATAAAACTGGCTTAAGCGTAGATGATCTAGATCTGATTGAAGCTAATGAAGCCTTTGCCGTACAAAGTGTTGCTGTCATGAAAGAGCTGGGCCTCGATGAAGAACGAGTGAACATTGGAGGAGGAGCAGTCTCTCTAGGTCACCCCATCGGAGCCAGTGGTGCTCGAATTTTAATCACTCTGTTATATCACATGAAGCGAACAGACAAAAAACGAGGATTAGCCACCCTTTGCGTCGGCGGTGGAATGGGTGTTTCAACTATAGTATCTAGATAA
- a CDS encoding CoA transferase subunit A, which yields MIEILSAKESVKQITDGSTVMVGGFLATGTPETLVDALQEQGTGKLTLVANDTSFPEKGIGKLIVSNQFEKVIVSHIGTNKYTGEKMNNGELEVDLVPQGTLAEQVRAAGAGLGGILTPTGIGTVAEEGKQKLTVDEKEYILAEPIEGDVALIKAEKADKNGNLVYRLSARNFNPLMAKAAKVVIAEVGEIVEPGELDPDEVITPGVYVDYLVRREEG from the coding sequence ATGATAGAAATACTGTCTGCAAAAGAAAGTGTCAAGCAAATTACAGACGGATCCACCGTAATGGTGGGTGGCTTTCTTGCAACCGGAACTCCGGAAACATTGGTTGATGCTCTACAAGAACAAGGAACAGGAAAATTGACTTTAGTAGCAAATGATACTTCTTTTCCCGAAAAAGGAATCGGTAAACTAATAGTTTCTAATCAGTTTGAAAAGGTCATAGTTTCTCATATTGGCACCAACAAGTATACCGGGGAAAAAATGAATAATGGAGAACTTGAAGTTGACCTGGTGCCTCAGGGAACACTAGCGGAACAAGTCCGCGCAGCTGGTGCAGGACTTGGGGGTATTCTAACACCTACTGGAATTGGTACTGTTGCCGAAGAAGGTAAGCAAAAGCTAACAGTTGATGAAAAAGAGTATATTTTAGCAGAACCTATAGAAGGTGATGTGGCTTTAATCAAAGCAGAAAAAGCTGATAAAAATGGTAACTTGGTTTATAGACTTTCTGCACGTAATTTTAATCCTCTTATGGCTAAAGCTGCTAAAGTCGTGATAGCCGAAGTTGGAGAAATAGTAGAACCAGGTGAATTAGATCCAGACGAAGTTATAACTCCCGGTGTCTATGTTGACTATCTTGTGAGAAGGGAGGAGGGATAA